The following are from one region of the Thermoproteus uzoniensis 768-20 genome:
- a CDS encoding alcohol dehydrogenase catalytic domain-containing protein has protein sequence MRAARFYGPGKPLAIEEVPRPSPGPGEVLVRVKAAGVCHTELHFLDGILNLGVMPITLGHEIAGVVEEVGPGVDDPKPGDRVIVYYYVGCGRCRHCLRGEENLCENPKAEYGFITDGGYAEYVKVPARNAVKLPDNIPFEQAAPIGCSVTTAIHATKRARPEMGEYVAVYGVGAVGFALIQYNKLIGAKVIAIGRSERKLALARELGADYVINARSEDVVRKALEITGGRGVDVVYELVGVKETMDNSLKMLAKRGRLVLIGYWRDKLEANPLDLVVKEAVITASVGNTLEELIEAVRLVSEGKIKVVVDRVVGLSKINEELERLRRGEVVGRVVINPEAP, from the coding sequence ATGCGGGCGGCTAGGTTCTATGGGCCTGGAAAGCCTCTGGCGATCGAGGAAGTGCCCAGGCCCAGCCCGGGGCCCGGCGAGGTGCTCGTCAGGGTAAAAGCCGCCGGCGTCTGCCACACCGAACTGCATTTCCTAGACGGCATACTCAATCTAGGAGTTATGCCAATAACGTTGGGCCACGAGATAGCTGGAGTCGTGGAGGAGGTAGGCCCGGGCGTCGACGACCCCAAGCCGGGCGATAGGGTGATTGTGTATTACTATGTCGGGTGCGGCAGATGTAGGCACTGCCTGAGAGGCGAGGAGAATCTCTGCGAGAACCCCAAGGCCGAGTACGGATTCATAACCGACGGCGGGTACGCCGAGTACGTGAAGGTGCCTGCGAGGAACGCCGTGAAGCTCCCCGACAATATCCCCTTCGAGCAGGCCGCGCCTATAGGGTGTAGCGTCACGACGGCCATACACGCCACCAAGAGGGCGAGGCCGGAGATGGGCGAGTACGTGGCAGTCTACGGCGTAGGGGCCGTGGGCTTCGCATTGATACAGTACAACAAGCTTATCGGCGCGAAGGTAATAGCCATAGGCAGATCCGAGAGGAAGCTTGCGCTGGCTCGGGAGCTGGGCGCCGATTACGTCATAAACGCCAGGTCCGAGGACGTGGTGAGGAAGGCCCTGGAGATAACTGGCGGGCGCGGCGTCGACGTGGTGTACGAGCTGGTGGGCGTTAAGGAGACCATGGATAATTCCCTCAAGATGTTGGCCAAGAGAGGGCGCCTGGTCCTGATAGGCTATTGGCGCGACAAGCTGGAGGCCAACCCGCTGGATCTAGTGGTGAAGGAGGCCGTAATAACGGCGTCGGTGGGGAATACGCTGGAGGAGCTTATTGAGGCGGTGCGCCTGGTCTCTGAGGGCAAGATAAAGGTGGTCGTCGATAGGGTCGTCGGGCTCAGCAAGATAAACGAGGAGCTCGAAAGGCTTAGGAGAGGCGAGGTCGTGGGCAGGGTCGTTATCAACCCCGAGGCGCCTTGA
- a CDS encoding aldose 1-epimerase has protein sequence MITLRSGQTVAVLHARGAYLSSLRQGGRDIVLPGSVDSQTRGGMALLIPFANRVKDGVYELDGVFYELPKSAEGHAIHGLAMSMDWALAERGDDFAEFQLELSHPGYPSTLSCAVRYELSENSLSVSLSIVNAGRRRAPLVVGAHPYFVVSRPWRLRAENPLRCVAVGKIPTGELVPHSFGVEGDYDDCFLVEGDPVILESPYSVVEMRRRNMPYIQVYTGVEGAVAVEPMSGAPDAYHNGMGLKILGPGEAAEFSFEIYFKAPRG, from the coding sequence GTGATAACGCTCAGGTCGGGCCAGACCGTGGCCGTCCTCCACGCGAGGGGCGCGTACCTGTCCTCGCTCAGACAAGGCGGTAGGGATATAGTGCTTCCCGGCTCGGTCGATAGCCAGACGAGGGGCGGTATGGCGTTGCTCATACCCTTCGCCAACAGGGTCAAGGACGGCGTCTACGAGCTGGACGGGGTCTTCTACGAATTGCCCAAAAGCGCCGAGGGCCACGCGATACACGGCCTGGCCATGTCCATGGACTGGGCCTTGGCTGAACGCGGCGACGACTTTGCCGAATTCCAGCTGGAGCTCTCCCATCCGGGCTACCCCTCGACCCTCTCATGCGCAGTCCGCTACGAGCTGTCCGAGAACTCCCTCTCAGTCTCGTTAAGCATCGTTAACGCGGGCCGGAGGAGGGCGCCTCTGGTCGTGGGCGCACATCCGTACTTCGTCGTGTCGCGCCCGTGGAGATTGAGGGCGGAGAACCCGCTTAGATGTGTTGCTGTAGGCAAGATACCCACCGGCGAGCTCGTCCCGCACAGTTTCGGGGTGGAGGGCGACTACGACGACTGTTTCCTCGTCGAGGGCGATCCCGTGATTCTCGAGTCGCCGTATTCCGTAGTCGAGATGCGCAGACGGAATATGCCGTATATACAGGTATACACGGGCGTAGAGGGGGCAGTCGCGGTCGAGCCGATGTCGGGGGCGCCCGATGCCTACCACAACGGCATGGGGCTGAAGATATTGGGCCCGGGCGAGGCCGCCGAGTTCTCCTTCGAGATATACTTCAAGGCGCCTCGGGGTTGA
- a CDS encoding ArsR/SmtB family transcription factor yields the protein MYARIRWLLVESKGGYMRSKILMLLKERPTNINQISKELGIDYKTVKYHLSLLEKNGLVKRLGMRYGDVYFIEDNAYKHWDELYTLIKESLSRNETKII from the coding sequence ATGTATGCCAGAATCAGATGGCTACTCGTAGAATCTAAAGGCGGTTATATGAGATCTAAGATATTAATGCTATTAAAAGAAAGGCCAACTAATATAAATCAAATATCAAAAGAATTAGGTATAGACTATAAAACCGTTAAGTATCACCTAAGCTTGCTGGAGAAAAACGGCTTAGTTAAAAGGCTCGGCATGAGGTACGGCGATGTGTATTTTATCGAGGATAATGCCTATAAGCACTGGGATGAATTATATACATTAATTAAAGAAAGTCTAAGTAGAAACGAAACAAAAATCATTTAA